In one Brassica oleracea var. oleracea cultivar TO1000 chromosome C9, BOL, whole genome shotgun sequence genomic region, the following are encoded:
- the LOC106319368 gene encoding rab3 GTPase-activating protein catalytic subunit isoform X2 — translation MASTSRRNSLQEDDAEEEVQHFDDFTLASSWERFISDIEATCRQWLADGPKNLVEKGAVTVEDSKNLFKVKYDLKNVTKSYCMEFYFQIDDNGSQQGVYDYRVIGRNCIFFFMIWYLTDAAGVDNWNTSSHDLQLCFGVKDFLLIAPQSASGVLLDTPESSKLLSSVAIALSNCASLWPAFVPVHDPSRNAYIGIQNMGTVFTRRFEADRIGSQVPVKLMHLEGLYELFVSKFVYSGVDFSMHTFKVHFMMRLTYETFTSDEDDENSDIDEFMGDKADTAEHHGSESRNKVHWDDDCPWSEWYSAEDPLRGFELVVTWADRTVENTLEMAELENATPHEAEKWILHPVLSPYLGEPSHGKRIDFSSQLLCLVGALDTSFTAQFMEDFVSVENSSSESLKTSVVIPPPTVLDRVIKDLFHEGSKLPNFTKGEHRLSRALKAAPLESLFTQFCLHSLWFGNCNIRAISFLWVEFVREVRWCWEESQPLPKMPIDGSIDLSTCLIHQKLHLLAICIEKNREMNEEFLDCIGSDDSSDASVSVEENHKVDKRRNRSSKAGLQRKRDSSIAEDTSNQLRFERKAESKNSVNQIRTDAFRRGSAGPVGTMMLLKSHQPLHAPFTQDPPLMTEDMHEERLQAVEAFGDSLNVPGQLEKDILLSDMSAFKAANPNAVFEDFIRWHSPGDWESSEPEAAEASAGSSTEGSKDKWPPHGRLSKRMSDQGNLWRKSWNDAPALQADDQKPLLDPNREGEKILHYLETVRPHQLLEQMVCTAFRGAADTLNQTNFGDMRQMTSKLEQLYLIIKSTLGVLQRNHVPDREQAVKDLRRLCVAFEHVEKLVTVAASLHRKFLDASRLAQVIFSDFYALYVPMMGINSNDEEENKSRTEMQVGRQEVSFRERQVVSNLFSPPSANQSWRKVLSMGNLLNGHEPILREIIFSTGDDVNNGIHYAAAADVAASGDRRGEEIETHRMYVSGTSNDLRVALSVTSCD, via the exons ATGGCTTCAACGAGCAGACGGAATTCTCTCCAAGAAGATGATGCGGAAGAAGAG GTGCAACATTTCGATGATTTCACTCTTGCTTCATCCTGGGAAAG GTTTATTTCAGATATTGAAGCAACTTGTCGTCAATGGCTAGCCGATGGTCCCAAAAACCTAGTG GAAAAGGGTGCTGTTACAGTGGAAGATTCCAAGAATCTGTTTAAGGTCAAATACGACCTGAAAAATGTCACAAAGAGCTACTGTATGGAGTTCTACTTCCAAATTGACGATAATGGTAGCCAACAAGGTGTATATGATTACAGGGTAATAGGGAGAAACTGTATTTTCTTTTTCATGATTTGGTATCTGACTGATGCAGCGGGAGTTGATAATTGGAACACTAGTTCACATGATCTCCAGCTTTGCTTTGGGGTGAAGGATTTTCTG TTGATTGCGCCACAAAGTGCCAGTGGGGTGCTTCTTGATACACCGGAGTCTAGCAAGCTTCTGAGTTCGGTTGCTATTGCTTTGTCTAACTGTGCCAG CTTGTGGCCAGCCTTCGTCCCTGTGCATGACCCTTCACGGAACGCATATATTGGAATCCAGAATATGGGCACTGTTTTTACTAGAAGATTTGAAGCAGATCGCATTGGTAGTCAAGTCCCTGTGAAACTCATGCACCTAGAAGGACTATATGAGTTGTTTGTTTCTAAGTTT GTTTATTCTGGAGTGGACTTCTCAATGCATACTTTCAAAGTTCATTTTATGATGAGGCTAACATACGAAACCTTCACATCTGACGAGGATGATGAGAACAGTGATATTGATGAATTTATGGGTGACAAAGCTGACACTGCAGAACACCATGGCTCTGAGTCACGCAACAAGGTGCACTGGGACGATGATTGTCCTTGGAGTGAGTGGTACTCTGCTGAAGATCCACTTAGAG GATTCGAATTGGTGGTCACATGGGCTGATAGGACTGTAGAAAACACACTTGAGATGGCTGAACTTGAAAATGCTACACCTCATGAAGCTGAGAAGTGGATTTTACATCCAGTCCTCTCACCATATCT GGGTGAGCCTTCACATGGGAAAAGAATTGATTTTTCGTCCCAACTACTTTGCTTGGTTGGAGCATTGGATACGTCTTTCACAGCTCAGTTTATGGAGGATTTCGTGTCAG TGGAAAACTCAAGCTCTGAAAGTTTGAAGACTTCAGTGGTCATACCTCCTCCAACAGTTCTTGATCGGGTGATTAAAGATCTCTTTCATGAAG GATCTAAACTCCCAAATTTTACTAAAGGCGAACACCGGCTTTCTCGAGCTCTTAAGGCTGCACCGCTTGAATCTCTGTTCACACAATTTTGTTTGCACTCACTGTGGTTTGGCAACTGCAATATCCGTG CCATTTCCTTTCTCTGGGTAGAGTTTGTCCGTGAAGTTCGTTGGTGTTGGGAAGAGTCACAGCCGTTGCCAAAAATGCCAATCGACGGTTCTATTGATTTATCCACTTGTTTGATCCACCAGAAGTTGCATCTG CTTGCAATTTGCATTGAAAAAAATCGTGAAATGAATGAAGAGTTCCTAGACTGTATAGGAAGTGACGACAGTTCAGATGCTTCTGTTTCCGTGGAG GAAAATCACAAGGTCGACAAGAGAAGAAATAGATCCTCAAAAGCAGGCCTACAGAGGAAACGTGACAG CTCAATTGCAGAAGATACATCTAATCAACTCAGATTTGAGAGGAAAGCTGAAAGCAAAAATTCTGTGAACCAAATCCGTACAGATGCCTTCAGGAGGGGTTCAGCTGGACCAGTGGGGACCATGATGCTCCTGAAGTCACATCAGCCACTCCATGCCCCATTTACCCAG GATCCACCTCTTATGACTGAGGACATGCACGAAGAGAGACTCCAGGCTGTGGAGGCGTTTGGTGATTCCCTT AACGTTCCTGGCCAGTTGGAGAAGGACATCTTATTATCTG ACATGTCAGCTTTCAAAGCAGCAAACCCAAATGCTGTGTTCGAGGACTTTATCAGATGGCACTCACCTGGAGATTGGGAGAGCTCTGAGCCTGAAGCTGCTGAAGCATCGGCAGGCTCCAGCACCGAGGGCTCGAAGGATAAATGGCCTCCTCATGGTCGCCTTTCTAAACGGATGTCTGATCAAGGAAATCTCTGGCGGAAAAGTTGGAATGATGCACCCGCTTTGCAAGCCGATGACCAAAAACCCCTCCTAGACCCAAACCGAGAGGGAGAAAAG ATTCTTCATTACCTGGAAACAGTGAGGCCCCATCAGCTCCTTGAGCAAATGGTCTGCACAGCCTTCAGAGGAGCAGCCGACACTCTTAACCAGACAAACTTCGGGGACATGAGACAAATGACCTCTAAATTGGAACAGCTCTACCTCATCATCAAATCTACTTTGGGAGTTCTACAGC GCAACCATGTTCCAGATAGAGAACAGGCCGTCAAAGACCTGAGACGTCTCTGCGTGGCCTTTGAACACGTAGAGAAGTTGGTAACGGTCGCAGCATCTCTTCACAGAAAGTTCCTTGACGCATCACGCCTTGCTCAAGTTATATTCAGCGACTTCTACGCCCTTTATGTTCCAATGATGGGAATAAACTCAAATGACGAAGAAGAGAACAAAAGCAGGACG GAGATGCAAGTAGGGAGACAGGAAGTGAGTTTCAGAGAGAGACAAGTGGTGTCGAATCTGTTCTCGCCGCCATCAGCGAACCAGTCTTGGAGAAAAGTGTTGAGTATGGGAAATCTACTAAACGGACACGAACCTATTCTCAGGGAGATCATTTTCTCCACCGGAGATGACGTCAACAACGGAATCCATTACGCTGCAGCTGCTGATGTGGCGGCCAGCGGTGACCGGAGAGGGGAAGAAATCGAGACACATAGAATGTACGTCTCTGGAACATCTAACGATCTCCGAGTTGCACTCTCTGTCACTTCCTGCGATTGA
- the LOC106319368 gene encoding rab3 GTPase-activating protein catalytic subunit isoform X1 gives MASTSRRNSLQEDDAEEEVQHFDDFTLASSWERFISDIEATCRQWLADGPKNLVEKGAVTVEDSKNLFKVKYDLKNVTKSYCMEFYFQIDDNGSQQGVYDYRVIGRNCIFFFMIWYLTDAAGVDNWNTSSHDLQLCFGVKDFLLIAPQSASGVLLDTPESSKLLSSVAIALSNCASLWPAFVPVHDPSRNAYIGIQNMGTVFTRRFEADRIGSQVPVKLMHLEGLYELFVSKFVYSGVDFSMHTFKVHFMMRLTYETFTSDEDDENSDIDEFMGDKADTAEHHGSESRNKVHWDDDCPWSEWYSAEDPLRGFELVVTWADRTVENTLEMAELENATPHEAEKWILHPVLSPYLGEPSHGKRIDFSSQLLCLVGALDTSFTAQFMEDFVSVENSSSESLKTSVVIPPPTVLDRVIKDLFHEGSKLPNFTKGEHRLSRALKAAPLESLFTQFCLHSLWFGNCNIRAISFLWVEFVREVRWCWEESQPLPKMPIDGSIDLSTCLIHQKLHLLAICIEKNREMNEEFLDCIGSDDSSDASVSVEENHKVDKRRNRSSKAGLQRKRDSSIAEDTSNQLRFERKAESKNSVNQIRTDAFRRGSAGPVGTMMLLKSHQPLHAPFTQDPPLMTEDMHEERLQAVEAFGDSLNVPGQLEKDILLSDMSAFKAANPNAVFEDFIRWHSPGDWESSEPEAAEASAGSSTEGSKDKWPPHGRLSKRMSDQGNLWRKSWNDAPALQADDQKPLLDPNREGEKILHYLETVRPHQLLEQMVCTAFRGAADTLNQTNFGDMRQMTSKLEQLYLIIKSTLGVLQRNHVPDREQAVKDLRRLCVAFEHVEKLVTVAASLHRKFLDASRLAQVIFSDFYALYVPMMGINSNDEEENKSRTQEMQVGRQEVSFRERQVVSNLFSPPSANQSWRKVLSMGNLLNGHEPILREIIFSTGDDVNNGIHYAAAADVAASGDRRGEEIETHRMYVSGTSNDLRVALSVTSCD, from the exons ATGGCTTCAACGAGCAGACGGAATTCTCTCCAAGAAGATGATGCGGAAGAAGAG GTGCAACATTTCGATGATTTCACTCTTGCTTCATCCTGGGAAAG GTTTATTTCAGATATTGAAGCAACTTGTCGTCAATGGCTAGCCGATGGTCCCAAAAACCTAGTG GAAAAGGGTGCTGTTACAGTGGAAGATTCCAAGAATCTGTTTAAGGTCAAATACGACCTGAAAAATGTCACAAAGAGCTACTGTATGGAGTTCTACTTCCAAATTGACGATAATGGTAGCCAACAAGGTGTATATGATTACAGGGTAATAGGGAGAAACTGTATTTTCTTTTTCATGATTTGGTATCTGACTGATGCAGCGGGAGTTGATAATTGGAACACTAGTTCACATGATCTCCAGCTTTGCTTTGGGGTGAAGGATTTTCTG TTGATTGCGCCACAAAGTGCCAGTGGGGTGCTTCTTGATACACCGGAGTCTAGCAAGCTTCTGAGTTCGGTTGCTATTGCTTTGTCTAACTGTGCCAG CTTGTGGCCAGCCTTCGTCCCTGTGCATGACCCTTCACGGAACGCATATATTGGAATCCAGAATATGGGCACTGTTTTTACTAGAAGATTTGAAGCAGATCGCATTGGTAGTCAAGTCCCTGTGAAACTCATGCACCTAGAAGGACTATATGAGTTGTTTGTTTCTAAGTTT GTTTATTCTGGAGTGGACTTCTCAATGCATACTTTCAAAGTTCATTTTATGATGAGGCTAACATACGAAACCTTCACATCTGACGAGGATGATGAGAACAGTGATATTGATGAATTTATGGGTGACAAAGCTGACACTGCAGAACACCATGGCTCTGAGTCACGCAACAAGGTGCACTGGGACGATGATTGTCCTTGGAGTGAGTGGTACTCTGCTGAAGATCCACTTAGAG GATTCGAATTGGTGGTCACATGGGCTGATAGGACTGTAGAAAACACACTTGAGATGGCTGAACTTGAAAATGCTACACCTCATGAAGCTGAGAAGTGGATTTTACATCCAGTCCTCTCACCATATCT GGGTGAGCCTTCACATGGGAAAAGAATTGATTTTTCGTCCCAACTACTTTGCTTGGTTGGAGCATTGGATACGTCTTTCACAGCTCAGTTTATGGAGGATTTCGTGTCAG TGGAAAACTCAAGCTCTGAAAGTTTGAAGACTTCAGTGGTCATACCTCCTCCAACAGTTCTTGATCGGGTGATTAAAGATCTCTTTCATGAAG GATCTAAACTCCCAAATTTTACTAAAGGCGAACACCGGCTTTCTCGAGCTCTTAAGGCTGCACCGCTTGAATCTCTGTTCACACAATTTTGTTTGCACTCACTGTGGTTTGGCAACTGCAATATCCGTG CCATTTCCTTTCTCTGGGTAGAGTTTGTCCGTGAAGTTCGTTGGTGTTGGGAAGAGTCACAGCCGTTGCCAAAAATGCCAATCGACGGTTCTATTGATTTATCCACTTGTTTGATCCACCAGAAGTTGCATCTG CTTGCAATTTGCATTGAAAAAAATCGTGAAATGAATGAAGAGTTCCTAGACTGTATAGGAAGTGACGACAGTTCAGATGCTTCTGTTTCCGTGGAG GAAAATCACAAGGTCGACAAGAGAAGAAATAGATCCTCAAAAGCAGGCCTACAGAGGAAACGTGACAG CTCAATTGCAGAAGATACATCTAATCAACTCAGATTTGAGAGGAAAGCTGAAAGCAAAAATTCTGTGAACCAAATCCGTACAGATGCCTTCAGGAGGGGTTCAGCTGGACCAGTGGGGACCATGATGCTCCTGAAGTCACATCAGCCACTCCATGCCCCATTTACCCAG GATCCACCTCTTATGACTGAGGACATGCACGAAGAGAGACTCCAGGCTGTGGAGGCGTTTGGTGATTCCCTT AACGTTCCTGGCCAGTTGGAGAAGGACATCTTATTATCTG ACATGTCAGCTTTCAAAGCAGCAAACCCAAATGCTGTGTTCGAGGACTTTATCAGATGGCACTCACCTGGAGATTGGGAGAGCTCTGAGCCTGAAGCTGCTGAAGCATCGGCAGGCTCCAGCACCGAGGGCTCGAAGGATAAATGGCCTCCTCATGGTCGCCTTTCTAAACGGATGTCTGATCAAGGAAATCTCTGGCGGAAAAGTTGGAATGATGCACCCGCTTTGCAAGCCGATGACCAAAAACCCCTCCTAGACCCAAACCGAGAGGGAGAAAAG ATTCTTCATTACCTGGAAACAGTGAGGCCCCATCAGCTCCTTGAGCAAATGGTCTGCACAGCCTTCAGAGGAGCAGCCGACACTCTTAACCAGACAAACTTCGGGGACATGAGACAAATGACCTCTAAATTGGAACAGCTCTACCTCATCATCAAATCTACTTTGGGAGTTCTACAGC GCAACCATGTTCCAGATAGAGAACAGGCCGTCAAAGACCTGAGACGTCTCTGCGTGGCCTTTGAACACGTAGAGAAGTTGGTAACGGTCGCAGCATCTCTTCACAGAAAGTTCCTTGACGCATCACGCCTTGCTCAAGTTATATTCAGCGACTTCTACGCCCTTTATGTTCCAATGATGGGAATAAACTCAAATGACGAAGAAGAGAACAAAAGCAGGACG CAGGAGATGCAAGTAGGGAGACAGGAAGTGAGTTTCAGAGAGAGACAAGTGGTGTCGAATCTGTTCTCGCCGCCATCAGCGAACCAGTCTTGGAGAAAAGTGTTGAGTATGGGAAATCTACTAAACGGACACGAACCTATTCTCAGGGAGATCATTTTCTCCACCGGAGATGACGTCAACAACGGAATCCATTACGCTGCAGCTGCTGATGTGGCGGCCAGCGGTGACCGGAGAGGGGAAGAAATCGAGACACATAGAATGTACGTCTCTGGAACATCTAACGATCTCCGAGTTGCACTCTCTGTCACTTCCTGCGATTGA
- the LOC106319368 gene encoding rab3 GTPase-activating protein catalytic subunit isoform X4 — protein MASTSRRNSLQEDDAEEEVQHFDDFTLASSWERFISDIEATCRQWLADGPKNLVEKGAVTVEDSKNLFKVKYDLKNVTKSYCMEFYFQIDDNGSQQAGVDNWNTSSHDLQLCFGVKDFLLIAPQSASGVLLDTPESSKLLSSVAIALSNCASLWPAFVPVHDPSRNAYIGIQNMGTVFTRRFEADRIGSQVPVKLMHLEGLYELFVSKFVYSGVDFSMHTFKVHFMMRLTYETFTSDEDDENSDIDEFMGDKADTAEHHGSESRNKVHWDDDCPWSEWYSAEDPLRGFELVVTWADRTVENTLEMAELENATPHEAEKWILHPVLSPYLGEPSHGKRIDFSSQLLCLVGALDTSFTAQFMEDFVSVENSSSESLKTSVVIPPPTVLDRVIKDLFHEGSKLPNFTKGEHRLSRALKAAPLESLFTQFCLHSLWFGNCNIRAISFLWVEFVREVRWCWEESQPLPKMPIDGSIDLSTCLIHQKLHLLAICIEKNREMNEEFLDCIGSDDSSDASVSVEENHKVDKRRNRSSKAGLQRKRDSSIAEDTSNQLRFERKAESKNSVNQIRTDAFRRGSAGPVGTMMLLKSHQPLHAPFTQDPPLMTEDMHEERLQAVEAFGDSLNVPGQLEKDILLSDMSAFKAANPNAVFEDFIRWHSPGDWESSEPEAAEASAGSSTEGSKDKWPPHGRLSKRMSDQGNLWRKSWNDAPALQADDQKPLLDPNREGEKILHYLETVRPHQLLEQMVCTAFRGAADTLNQTNFGDMRQMTSKLEQLYLIIKSTLGVLQRNHVPDREQAVKDLRRLCVAFEHVEKLVTVAASLHRKFLDASRLAQVIFSDFYALYVPMMGINSNDEEENKSRTEMQVGRQEVSFRERQVVSNLFSPPSANQSWRKVLSMGNLLNGHEPILREIIFSTGDDVNNGIHYAAAADVAASGDRRGEEIETHRMYVSGTSNDLRVALSVTSCD, from the exons ATGGCTTCAACGAGCAGACGGAATTCTCTCCAAGAAGATGATGCGGAAGAAGAG GTGCAACATTTCGATGATTTCACTCTTGCTTCATCCTGGGAAAG GTTTATTTCAGATATTGAAGCAACTTGTCGTCAATGGCTAGCCGATGGTCCCAAAAACCTAGTG GAAAAGGGTGCTGTTACAGTGGAAGATTCCAAGAATCTGTTTAAGGTCAAATACGACCTGAAAAATGTCACAAAGAGCTACTGTATGGAGTTCTACTTCCAAATTGACGATAATGGTAGCCAACAAG CGGGAGTTGATAATTGGAACACTAGTTCACATGATCTCCAGCTTTGCTTTGGGGTGAAGGATTTTCTG TTGATTGCGCCACAAAGTGCCAGTGGGGTGCTTCTTGATACACCGGAGTCTAGCAAGCTTCTGAGTTCGGTTGCTATTGCTTTGTCTAACTGTGCCAG CTTGTGGCCAGCCTTCGTCCCTGTGCATGACCCTTCACGGAACGCATATATTGGAATCCAGAATATGGGCACTGTTTTTACTAGAAGATTTGAAGCAGATCGCATTGGTAGTCAAGTCCCTGTGAAACTCATGCACCTAGAAGGACTATATGAGTTGTTTGTTTCTAAGTTT GTTTATTCTGGAGTGGACTTCTCAATGCATACTTTCAAAGTTCATTTTATGATGAGGCTAACATACGAAACCTTCACATCTGACGAGGATGATGAGAACAGTGATATTGATGAATTTATGGGTGACAAAGCTGACACTGCAGAACACCATGGCTCTGAGTCACGCAACAAGGTGCACTGGGACGATGATTGTCCTTGGAGTGAGTGGTACTCTGCTGAAGATCCACTTAGAG GATTCGAATTGGTGGTCACATGGGCTGATAGGACTGTAGAAAACACACTTGAGATGGCTGAACTTGAAAATGCTACACCTCATGAAGCTGAGAAGTGGATTTTACATCCAGTCCTCTCACCATATCT GGGTGAGCCTTCACATGGGAAAAGAATTGATTTTTCGTCCCAACTACTTTGCTTGGTTGGAGCATTGGATACGTCTTTCACAGCTCAGTTTATGGAGGATTTCGTGTCAG TGGAAAACTCAAGCTCTGAAAGTTTGAAGACTTCAGTGGTCATACCTCCTCCAACAGTTCTTGATCGGGTGATTAAAGATCTCTTTCATGAAG GATCTAAACTCCCAAATTTTACTAAAGGCGAACACCGGCTTTCTCGAGCTCTTAAGGCTGCACCGCTTGAATCTCTGTTCACACAATTTTGTTTGCACTCACTGTGGTTTGGCAACTGCAATATCCGTG CCATTTCCTTTCTCTGGGTAGAGTTTGTCCGTGAAGTTCGTTGGTGTTGGGAAGAGTCACAGCCGTTGCCAAAAATGCCAATCGACGGTTCTATTGATTTATCCACTTGTTTGATCCACCAGAAGTTGCATCTG CTTGCAATTTGCATTGAAAAAAATCGTGAAATGAATGAAGAGTTCCTAGACTGTATAGGAAGTGACGACAGTTCAGATGCTTCTGTTTCCGTGGAG GAAAATCACAAGGTCGACAAGAGAAGAAATAGATCCTCAAAAGCAGGCCTACAGAGGAAACGTGACAG CTCAATTGCAGAAGATACATCTAATCAACTCAGATTTGAGAGGAAAGCTGAAAGCAAAAATTCTGTGAACCAAATCCGTACAGATGCCTTCAGGAGGGGTTCAGCTGGACCAGTGGGGACCATGATGCTCCTGAAGTCACATCAGCCACTCCATGCCCCATTTACCCAG GATCCACCTCTTATGACTGAGGACATGCACGAAGAGAGACTCCAGGCTGTGGAGGCGTTTGGTGATTCCCTT AACGTTCCTGGCCAGTTGGAGAAGGACATCTTATTATCTG ACATGTCAGCTTTCAAAGCAGCAAACCCAAATGCTGTGTTCGAGGACTTTATCAGATGGCACTCACCTGGAGATTGGGAGAGCTCTGAGCCTGAAGCTGCTGAAGCATCGGCAGGCTCCAGCACCGAGGGCTCGAAGGATAAATGGCCTCCTCATGGTCGCCTTTCTAAACGGATGTCTGATCAAGGAAATCTCTGGCGGAAAAGTTGGAATGATGCACCCGCTTTGCAAGCCGATGACCAAAAACCCCTCCTAGACCCAAACCGAGAGGGAGAAAAG ATTCTTCATTACCTGGAAACAGTGAGGCCCCATCAGCTCCTTGAGCAAATGGTCTGCACAGCCTTCAGAGGAGCAGCCGACACTCTTAACCAGACAAACTTCGGGGACATGAGACAAATGACCTCTAAATTGGAACAGCTCTACCTCATCATCAAATCTACTTTGGGAGTTCTACAGC GCAACCATGTTCCAGATAGAGAACAGGCCGTCAAAGACCTGAGACGTCTCTGCGTGGCCTTTGAACACGTAGAGAAGTTGGTAACGGTCGCAGCATCTCTTCACAGAAAGTTCCTTGACGCATCACGCCTTGCTCAAGTTATATTCAGCGACTTCTACGCCCTTTATGTTCCAATGATGGGAATAAACTCAAATGACGAAGAAGAGAACAAAAGCAGGACG GAGATGCAAGTAGGGAGACAGGAAGTGAGTTTCAGAGAGAGACAAGTGGTGTCGAATCTGTTCTCGCCGCCATCAGCGAACCAGTCTTGGAGAAAAGTGTTGAGTATGGGAAATCTACTAAACGGACACGAACCTATTCTCAGGGAGATCATTTTCTCCACCGGAGATGACGTCAACAACGGAATCCATTACGCTGCAGCTGCTGATGTGGCGGCCAGCGGTGACCGGAGAGGGGAAGAAATCGAGACACATAGAATGTACGTCTCTGGAACATCTAACGATCTCCGAGTTGCACTCTCTGTCACTTCCTGCGATTGA